One window from the genome of Cricetulus griseus strain 17A/GY chromosome 2, alternate assembly CriGri-PICRH-1.0, whole genome shotgun sequence encodes:
- the Inha gene encoding inhibin alpha chain produces the protein MALAAAVVERSPRKSEGDGDGCQGPELVRELVLAKVKALILDALGPPVMAGEGGSPEIRRLPRRHALGGSMHRTSEPEEEDVSQVILFPATGATCEDQPAAGGLAQEAGEGLFTYVFRPSQHMRRHQVTSAQLWFHTGLDRKNTEASNSSGTLLDLLVLSSGGPMAVPVSLGQGPPRWAVLHLAASTLPLLTHPVLALLLRCPLCSCSARPETTPFLVAHTRARPPSASERARRSTPSMPWPWSPAALRLLQRPPEEPSAHAYCHRAALNISFQELGWDRWIVHPPSFIFHYCHGSCGMPTSDLPLPVPGVPPTPAQPLFLVPGAKPCCAALPGSMRSLRVRTTSDGGYSFKYEMVPNLITQHCACI, from the exons ATGGCCCTAGCAGCTGCTGTAGTTGAAAGGAGCCCCAGAAAGTCTGAGGGG GATGGGGACGGCTGCCAGGGGCCAGAACTGGTGCGGGAGCTTGTCCTAGCCAAGGTGAAGGCTCTTATCCTAGATGCCTTGGGGCCCCCAGTAATGGCTGGGGAAGGTGGGAGTCCTGAAATAAGGCGGCTGCCTCGAAGACACGCCCTTGGAGGCTCCATGCACAGGACCTCTGAACCAGAGGAGGAGGATGTCTCCCAGGTCATCCTCTTCCCAGCCACAG GTGCCACCTGTGAGGACCAGCCAGCTGCTGGAGGGCTTGCCCAGGAGGCTGGAGAAGGTCTCTTCACTTACGTGTTCCGGCCATCCCAACACATGCGCAGGCACCAGGTGACTTCAGCCCAGTTGTGGTTCCACACAGGGCTAGACAGGAAGAACACCGAGGCCTCCAATAGTTCTGGGACCCTGCTAGACCTGCTGGTGCTGTCATCTGGGGGGCCCATGGCTGTGCCTGTGTCCTTGGGACAGGGCCCTCCTCGCTGGGCTGTACTGCACCTAGCGGCCTCTACTCTCCCCCTGCTGACCCACCCTGTCCTAGCTTTGCTGCTGCGATGCCCTCTCTGTTCCTGCTCAGCTCGACCAGAGACCACGCCTTTCCTGGTAGCCCATACCCGGGCTAGACCACCCAGTGCAAGCGAGAGGGCCCGACGTTCAACTCCCTCGATGCCTTGGCCTTGGTCTCCTGCAGCTTTGCGTCTACTGCAGAGGCCTCCGGAAGAACCTTCTGCCCACGCCTACTGTCATCGAGCTGCACTCAACATCTCCTTCCAGGAGCTGGGCTGGGACCGCTGGATTGTGCATCCTCCCAGTTTCATCTTCCACTACTGCCATGGTAGCTGTGGGATGCCCACATCTGATCTGCCCCTGCCGGTCCCTGGGGTTCCCCCTACCCCTGCTCAGCCCCTGTTTTTGGTGCCAGGGGCCAAGCCCTGTTGCGCTGCTCTACCAGGGAGCATGAGGTCCCTACGTGTCCGAACCACCTCAGATGGAGGTTACTCTTTCAAGTATGAGATGGTACCCAACCTTATTACACAACACTGTGCTTGTATCTAA
- the LOC100766443 gene encoding obscurin-like protein 1 isoform X8, whose product MKAGSGDQGSPPCFLRFPRPVRVVSGAEVELKCVVLGEPPPTVLWEKGGQQLVASERLSFPEDGAEHSLLLSGALPTDAGVYVCRARNTAGEAYAAAAVTVLELPAPEPEPQSSEQSLPPPGTGESAPVFLTGPQSQWVLRGAEVVLTCQVGGLPEPKLYWEKDGMALDEVWDSSHFALEPSPSEDGRGASLTLRIKAVRLPDSGVYVCHARNAHGHAQAGALLQVHQPHESPPQDPDDPPVPVVEPLKCAPKTFWVNEGKHAKFRCYVMGKPEPEIEWHWEGRPLLPDRRHLMYRDRDGGFVLKVLYCQAKDRGLYVCAARNSAGQTLSVVQLHVKEPRLRFTRPLQDVEGREHGIVVLECKVPNSRIPTAWFREDQRLLPCRKYEQIEEGTVRRLIIHRLKADDDGVYLCEMRGRVRTVANVTVKGPILKRLPRKLDVLEGENAVLLVETREAGVQGSWSHDGEELPATCQSSSGHMHALVLPGVTREDAGEITFSLGNSRTTTLLRVKCVKHSPPGPPVLVEMFKGQKNTVLLTWKPPEPPPETSFIYRLERQEVGSEDWVQCFSIEKAGAVEVPGDCVPAEGDYRFRICTVSEHGRSPHVVFNGSAHLVPTARLVSGLEDVQVYEGEDAVFSLDLSTIIQGTWFLNGEQLKSNEPEGQVEPGALRYRIEQKGLQHRLILQAVRHQDSGALVGFSCPGVQDSAALTIQDSPVHILSPQDKVSLTFTTSERVVLTCELSRVDFPATWYKDGQKVEESESLIVKVDGRKHRLILPEAQVPDSGEFECRTEGVSAFFSITVQDPPVHIVDPQEHVFVHAITSECVMLTCEVDREDTPVQWYKDGQEVQESDSLVLENEGPHHRLLLPAAQPSHGGEFQCVAGNERAYFTVTITDVSSWIVYPSGKVYVTAIRLERVVLTCELCRPWAEVRWTKDGEEAVESPALLLEKEDTIRRLVLPSVQLEDSGEYLCEIDDESASFTVTVTESYQSQDSPNNSPELCVLLKKPKTRRLWSRFPPWRRTAGTE is encoded by the exons ATGAAGGCTGGCTCGGGGGATCAGGGGAGCCCCCCGTGTTTTTTGCGCTTCCCGCGGCCCGTGCGGGTGGTAAGTGGCGCCGAGGTCGAACTTAAATGCGTGGTCCTGGGGGAGCCGCCGCCCACTGTCTTGTGGGAGAAAGGCGGACAGCAGCTGGTGGCCTCGGAGCGCCTGAGCTTCCCGGAAGACGGCGCCGAGCACAGCCTGCTGCTGAGCGGAGCGCTGCCCACCGACGCCGGGGTCTACGTGTGCCGCGCCCGCAACACGGCCGGAGAGGCCTACGCGGCGGCCGCCGTCACCGTGCTGGAGCTCCCCGCTCCAGAGCCCGAACCCCAATCCTCCGAGCAATCGCTGCCGCCGCCGGGCACCGGGGAGAGCGCCCCGGTGTTCCTAACGGGGCCCCAGTCTCAGTGGGTGTTGCGCGGGGCGGAGGTGGTGCTGACGTGCCAGGTGGGAGGCCTCCCGGAGCCCAAGCTGTACTGGGAGAAGGATGGGATGGCCTTGGACGAAGTGTGGGACAGCAGCCACTTCGCGCTGGAGCCGAGCCCCAGCGAGGATGGCAGGGGTGCGAGCCTGACGCTGCGCATCAAGGCTGTGCGGCTGCCCGATTCCGGGGTGTACGTGTGCCACGCCCGCAACGCGCACGGCCACGCGCAGGCCGGCGCGCTGCTCCAGGTGCACCAGCCCCACGAAAGCCCGCCCCAGGACCCGGATGATCCCCCCGTGCCCGTGGTGGAGCCTCTCAAGTGCGCACCCAAGACCTTCTGGGTGAACGAGGGCAAGCATGCCAAGTTCCGCTGCTACGTGATGGGCAAGCCGGAGCCCGAGATCGAATGGCACTGGGAGGGCCGCCCTCTGCTCCCTGACCGCCGCCACCTCATGTACCGCGACCGTGATGGTGGCTTTGTACTTAAGGTGCTCTACTGCCAGGCCAAAGATCGGGGGCTCTACGTGTGCGCAGCGCGCAACTCGGCGGGTCAGACTCTCAGCGTGGTCCAGCTGCACGTGAAAG AACCCCGCCTCCGGTTCACAAGGCCCCTGCAGGATGTGGAGGGCCGAGAGCATGGGATTGTAGTGTTGGAATGTAAAGTACCTAACTCTCGAATCCCCACGGCCTGGTTCCGAGAGGACCAACGACTGTTGCCCTGCCGCAAGTACGAGCAGATTGAAGAGGGCACTGTGAGACGCCTCATCATCCACAGGCTAAAGGCGGATGATGATGGTGTCTACCTGTGCGAGATGCGGGGTCGAGTGCGCACCGTGGCCAATGTGACAGTCAAAG GACCCATCCTGAAGCGCTTACCCCGGAAGCTTGATGTCCTGGAGGGAGAGAATGCAGTGCTGCTGGTGGAGACCCGAGAAGCTGGGGTCCAAGGTTCCTGGAGCCACGATGGGGAGGAGCTACCAGCCACCTGCCAGAGCAGTTCTGGTCACATGCATGCCCTGGTCCTTCCAGGGGTGACCCGAGAAGATGCTGGGGAAATCACCTTTAGCCTGGGCAACTCCCGTACCACTACTCTGCTTAGAGTCAAAT GTGTCAAGCACAGTCCTCCTGGGCCCCCTGTATTGGTTGAGATGTTCAAAGGCCAAAAGAACACAGTCTtgctgacctggaagcctcccgAGCCTCCCCCGGAGACCTCCTTCATCTACCGCCTAGAGCGGCAGGAGGTTGGGTCTGAAGATTGGGTCCAGTGCTTCAGCATTGAGAAAGCTGGAGCCGTAGAGGTGCCAGGGGACTGTGTACCTGCCGAGGGCGACTACCGCTTCCGCATCTGCACAGTCAGTGAACATGGCCGCAGTCCCCATGTCGTCTTCAATGGTTCTGCTCACCTGG tgcCCACAGCTCGCCTGGTGTCAGGCCTGGAGGATGTACAGGTGTATGAGGGAGAAGATGCTGTCTTCTCCCTTGACCTGTCCACCATCATCCAGGGCACTTGGTTCCTTAATGGGGAACAGCTCAAGAGTAATGAGCCAGAAGGCCAGGTGGAGCCCGGAGCCCTGCGGTACCGCATAGAGCAGAAGGGCCTGCAGCACAGACTCATCCTGCAAGCTGTCAGGCACCAGGACAGTGGGGCCCTGGTAGGCTTCAGCTGTCCTGGTGTGCAAGACTCCGCAGCTCTCACTATCCAAG ATAGCCCGGTGCACATCCTGAGTCCCCAGGACAAAGTGTCACTGACCTTCACAACCTCTGAACGGGTAGTGCTGACCTGTGAGCTCTCAAGAGTGGACTTTCCAGCAACCTGGTACAAGGATGGGCAGAAAGTGGAGGAGAGTGAATCACTCATAGTAAAGGTGGATGGGCGAAAACACCGGCTGATCCTGCCTGAGGCTCAAGTCCCAGACAGTGGTGAATTTGAATGCAGAACTGAAGGGGTCTCAGCCTTCTTCAGCATCACTGTTCAAG ATCCCCCAGTGCACATTGTGGACCCCCAGgagcatgtgtttgtgcatgccaTCACTTCCGAGTGCGTCATGCTGACCTGTGAGGTAGACCGAGAGGACACCCCTGTGCAGTGGTACAAGGATGGGCAGGAGGTGCAGGAGAGTGACTCCCTGGTACTAGAGAATGAAGGGCCCCATCACCGCCTGTTGCTGCCTGCAGCCCAGCCCTCCCACGGGGGCGAGTTTCAGTGCGTCGCAGGGAACGAACGTGCCTACTTCACTGTCACTATCACAG ATGTTTCCTCATGGATCGTGTACCCCAGTGGCAAGGTGTATGTAACAGCCATACGCCTAGAGCGTGTGGTGCTGACCTGTGAGCTGTGCCGGCCCTGGGCTGAGGTACGCTGGACCAAAGATGGGGAGGAGGCAGTGGAGAGCCCAGCACTGCTCCTGGAGAAGGAAGACACCATCCGCCGCCTGGTGCTGCCCTCAGTCCAGCTTGAGGACTCCGGCGAGTACTTGTGTGAAATTGATGATGAGTCGGCTTCCTTCACTGTCACTGTTACAG AGTCATACCAAAGTCAGGACAGCCCAAATAACAGCCCGGAGTTATGCGTCCTCTTGAAAAAGCCGAAGACCCGGCGGCTCTGGTCCCGTTTCCCCCCATGGCGACGAACGGCTGGCACTGAGTAG